One segment of Bradyrhizobium sp. WD16 DNA contains the following:
- a CDS encoding TAXI family TRAP transporter solute-binding subunit, whose protein sequence is MNPRLRQLFSRSLASGAPAEGESVPLRAKRPPKGAGIFMPLAVALAVVLVVVGLIYVEMRPVTLRIAVGPANSEDVKVIQAIAHAFARERGYIRLRTIVTDGAKASAAALDDKSVDLAVIRGDLDVPKEAASVAVLRKNLVVIWVPPGPKGKKVKNPIKSIQNLAGRRIGVIGRTPANVRMLNIVLRQYGVDPAKVEVVQFSTSEVGEATRGQKVDAFLAAGPLNSRITADAISASLREGGEPTFLTIDAADAIAQNFPAYDAAEITAGSLGGVPPRPDDDIKTISFAHDIVVRKSLSDTTVATLARQLFAVRQNVMSEMPAAAKIETPDTDKDADIPAHPGAAAYVDGEEKTFLDRYSDFIWWGIMGLSAMGSAGAWFAGYLRRDERQNSSSLRVRLLEMLTTARRASSHEELDEMQSEADEILKETLHAYEDGAIDEGGLTAFNIALDQFHAAVADRRSMLMALPPRPSMQLRA, encoded by the coding sequence ATGAATCCAAGGCTCCGCCAATTGTTCTCGCGTTCGCTGGCCTCGGGCGCGCCGGCCGAAGGCGAATCCGTTCCGCTCCGCGCCAAACGCCCGCCGAAGGGCGCCGGCATCTTCATGCCGCTGGCGGTCGCGCTGGCCGTTGTGCTGGTCGTGGTCGGGCTCATCTATGTCGAAATGCGCCCGGTGACACTGCGCATTGCCGTCGGCCCGGCCAACAGTGAAGACGTCAAGGTCATCCAGGCGATCGCCCACGCCTTCGCCCGCGAGCGCGGCTACATCCGGCTACGCACCATCGTCACCGACGGCGCCAAGGCGAGTGCAGCCGCGCTCGATGACAAGAGCGTCGATCTTGCCGTGATCCGCGGCGATCTCGACGTGCCGAAGGAGGCCGCCAGCGTCGCCGTGCTGCGCAAGAACCTCGTTGTGATCTGGGTGCCGCCGGGACCGAAGGGTAAGAAGGTCAAGAACCCGATCAAGAGCATCCAGAATCTCGCCGGCCGCCGCATCGGCGTGATCGGGCGGACACCAGCCAATGTCAGGATGCTCAATATCGTGCTGCGGCAATACGGCGTCGATCCGGCCAAGGTCGAGGTCGTGCAGTTCTCGACCAGCGAAGTCGGCGAGGCGACGCGCGGCCAGAAGGTCGATGCCTTCCTCGCCGCCGGGCCGCTCAACAGCAGGATCACCGCCGATGCAATCTCCGCCTCGCTGCGTGAGGGCGGCGAGCCGACGTTCCTGACGATCGATGCCGCCGATGCCATCGCGCAGAATTTCCCGGCCTACGACGCCGCCGAGATTACGGCCGGATCGCTGGGCGGCGTGCCGCCACGCCCCGACGACGACATCAAGACCATCAGCTTCGCACACGACATCGTAGTGCGCAAAAGCCTGTCGGACACGACCGTGGCGACACTCGCCCGGCAGCTCTTCGCCGTGCGGCAGAACGTGATGAGCGAGATGCCGGCGGCAGCCAAGATCGAGACGCCCGACACCGACAAGGACGCCGACATCCCGGCCCATCCGGGCGCCGCCGCCTATGTCGACGGCGAAGAGAAGACCTTCCTCGACCGCTACAGCGACTTCATCTGGTGGGGCATCATGGGACTGTCGGCCATGGGCTCGGCGGGCGCCTGGTTCGCCGGCTATTTGCGGCGAGACGAGCGGCAGAACAGCTCGTCCCTGCGCGTCCGGCTGCTGGAGATGCTGACGACCGCCCGGCGGGCGAGCAGCCACGAAGAACTCGACGAGATGCAGTCCGAGGCCGACGAGATCCTCAAGGAAACGCTGCATGCCTACGAGGACGGCGCGATCGACGAAGGCGGACTGACCGCCTTTAATATCGCCCTCGACCAGTTCCACGCCGCGGTCGCCGACCGCCGCAGCATGCTGATGGCCTTACCGCCGCGACCGTCCATGCAATTGCGGGCGTGA
- a CDS encoding 4a-hydroxytetrahydrobiopterin dehydratase yields MRTRLTGEARAKALATLSGWSEATGRDAITRTCIFTDFSEAFGFMTRVALAAEKLDHHPEWRNVYRTVEVVLSTHDAGGLTELDVDLAHEINRIAGTP; encoded by the coding sequence ATGCGGACACGATTGACGGGTGAGGCTCGGGCCAAGGCGCTGGCGACGCTGTCCGGCTGGTCCGAGGCGACCGGCCGCGACGCGATCACGCGGACTTGTATCTTTACCGATTTCAGCGAGGCCTTCGGCTTCATGACGCGCGTTGCCCTCGCCGCCGAGAAGCTCGATCACCATCCGGAATGGCGCAACGTCTATCGGACGGTGGAGGTGGTGCTCTCGACGCACGATGCCGGCGGGCTTACGGAACTCGACGTCGATCTCGCCCACGAAATCAACCGCATCGCCGGCACGCCATAA
- a CDS encoding YkvA family protein, producing the protein MSGASTDFQADDFEPARRLAEDPPRLRRAFWAKMKRLAARIPFAEDLLAAYYCAFDRQTPRHVQVSLLGALAYFILPFDFVPDLLPVLGFTDDAAILATAIRLVASHIRPDHREAAGAALAKLRGEASRVAPDQSDAAQQL; encoded by the coding sequence ATGTCAGGCGCCAGCACGGACTTCCAGGCTGACGATTTCGAGCCGGCGCGGCGTCTCGCCGAAGATCCGCCGCGGCTGCGCCGCGCGTTCTGGGCGAAGATGAAGCGCTTGGCCGCGCGTATTCCCTTCGCCGAGGATCTGCTTGCGGCCTATTACTGCGCCTTCGACCGGCAGACGCCACGCCATGTGCAGGTGAGCCTGCTCGGCGCGCTTGCCTATTTCATTCTGCCGTTCGACTTCGTGCCGGATCTGTTGCCGGTGCTCGGCTTCACCGATGACGCAGCGATCCTCGCAACGGCGATTCGCCTGGTGGCGAGCCATATTCGTCCGGATCATCGCGAGGCGGCCGGGGCCGCGCTGGCGAAGCTGCGCGGCGAGGCGAGCCGGGTTGCGCCGGACCAGTCGGACGCTGCGCAACAGCTCTGA
- a CDS encoding NADPH:quinone oxidoreductase family protein, with the protein MKAILCSQYCGPDDLVLADIPDPVAAAGEIVIAIKAAALNFFDLLMIQGKYQIKPPFPFSPAAEVAGMVESVGAGVTEFKPGDRVVASVGYNGAREKIAVAAMQAVKIPDNLDYDRAAGIIIIYGTALHALEDRARPKPGETLAVLGAAGGTGLAACELGKLMGLKVIACASSDEKLAFAKAHGAEVGLNYAKDDLKEGLKQITGGRGVDIVFDPVGGAYAEAALRAVAWEGRFLVIGFAAGEIPKIPLNLALLKGCDIRGVFWGAWAKQNPDKNRANLQKLVQWTADGKISSHVDRTFPLAQTADALNVLAGRQAMGKVILRP; encoded by the coding sequence ATGAAAGCCATTCTGTGCTCGCAATATTGCGGCCCCGACGACCTCGTGCTCGCCGACATTCCCGATCCGGTCGCGGCTGCGGGCGAGATCGTGATCGCCATCAAGGCGGCGGCGCTCAATTTCTTCGACCTGCTGATGATCCAGGGCAAGTACCAGATCAAGCCGCCGTTTCCGTTTTCGCCTGCGGCCGAGGTCGCCGGCATGGTGGAAAGCGTTGGTGCCGGCGTCACCGAATTCAAGCCGGGTGACCGCGTCGTCGCCTCGGTCGGCTATAACGGCGCGCGCGAAAAGATCGCCGTGGCTGCGATGCAGGCGGTGAAGATCCCCGACAATCTCGACTATGACCGCGCCGCCGGCATCATCATCATTTACGGCACCGCGCTGCATGCGCTGGAAGACCGCGCCCGGCCGAAACCGGGCGAAACGCTGGCGGTGCTCGGCGCCGCCGGAGGTACCGGACTAGCCGCCTGCGAGCTCGGCAAATTGATGGGGCTGAAGGTCATTGCCTGCGCCTCGTCCGACGAGAAGCTCGCTTTCGCCAAGGCCCATGGCGCCGAGGTCGGCCTGAACTACGCCAAGGACGATCTCAAGGAAGGGCTGAAGCAGATCACCGGCGGCCGGGGCGTCGACATCGTTTTCGATCCCGTCGGCGGCGCCTATGCCGAGGCGGCGCTGCGCGCGGTCGCCTGGGAAGGCCGCTTCCTGGTCATCGGCTTCGCCGCCGGCGAGATTCCGAAAATCCCGCTCAATCTCGCGCTGCTCAAGGGCTGCGACATTCGCGGCGTGTTCTGGGGCGCCTGGGCGAAACAGAATCCGGATAAAAACCGCGCCAATCTGCAGAAGCTCGTGCAGTGGACCGCCGACGGCAAGATCTCGTCCCACGTCGACCGCACCTTCCCGCTGGCACAGACCGCCGACGCGCTGAATGTGCTGGCCGGCCGCCAGGCCATGGGCAAGGTGATCCTGCGTCCGTGA
- a CDS encoding invasion associated locus B family protein, giving the protein MLPLAAVPASAQSAKQKAAKTAPAKPAAKPEESKPSPTAGASLSGQFGTWGAYTAMPGGKKICFALAKPSSSKTTPPNRPRDPAYIFLSTRPAEKVANEVSVMIGYQLKPGADSTLEVGGARFAMYSQGDGLWIKNAAEEERMVEAMRRGTEATVKGVSAKGTESTDVFALKGLAQALDRVAQDCRR; this is encoded by the coding sequence ATGCTGCCGCTCGCCGCTGTGCCGGCGTCGGCGCAGAGCGCCAAGCAGAAGGCGGCGAAGACTGCTCCGGCGAAACCCGCCGCCAAGCCGGAAGAGAGCAAGCCCTCGCCGACCGCCGGCGCCAGCCTCAGCGGCCAGTTCGGTACCTGGGGCGCCTATACCGCGATGCCCGGCGGCAAGAAGATTTGTTTCGCGCTGGCCAAGCCGTCGTCGTCCAAGACCACCCCGCCGAACCGTCCGCGCGATCCGGCCTACATCTTCCTATCGACCCGTCCGGCGGAAAAAGTCGCCAACGAAGTCTCGGTGATGATCGGCTATCAGCTCAAGCCGGGCGCGGACTCGACCCTCGAGGTCGGCGGCGCGCGTTTTGCGATGTACAGCCAGGGCGACGGGTTGTGGATCAAGAATGCCGCGGAGGAGGAGCGCATGGTCGAAGCCATGCGCAGGGGCACCGAAGCCACGGTCAAAGGCGTCTCGGCGAAGGGCACCGAGAGCACCGACGTGTTCGCGCTCAAGGGCCTCGCCCAGGCGCTCGACCGCGTCGCCCAGGACTGCAGGCGCTGA
- the rlmN gene encoding 23S rRNA (adenine(2503)-C(2))-methyltransferase RlmN, which yields MPLEKTPLESYVALAKPSLIGLSRAELMERLAERGVPEKQRKMRAQQLWHWIYVRGAQDFAAMSNMAKEMRAELDRHFTLARPEIVAEQISADGTRKWLLRLPSGHASERPHEVECVYIPETDRGTLCVSSQIGCTLNCSFCHTGTQRLVRNLTAGEIVGQVMIARDRLGDWVDRETPNGNRLVTNVVMMGMGEPLYNFEAVRDALLIVSDNEGIGLSRRRITLSTSGVVPNIARAGDEIGCMLAISLHAVRDELRDELVPLNRKYPIAELLEACRNYPGVSNARRITFEYVMLKGVNDSLDDARQLVKLLKGIPAKINLIPFNPWPGSRYECSDWAQIERFSEYVFNAGYSSPVRTPRGRDILAACGQLKSETEKLTARERQALRAMAMTD from the coding sequence ATGCCGCTGGAGAAGACACCGCTCGAGAGCTACGTGGCGCTGGCGAAGCCGTCGCTGATCGGCCTGTCGCGCGCCGAACTGATGGAGCGCCTCGCCGAACGCGGCGTGCCCGAGAAGCAGCGCAAGATGCGGGCCCAGCAGTTGTGGCACTGGATCTATGTGCGCGGCGCCCAGGATTTCGCCGCCATGTCCAACATGGCGAAGGAGATGCGCGCCGAGCTGGACCGCCATTTCACGCTGGCGCGTCCGGAGATCGTGGCCGAGCAGATCTCCGCCGACGGCACCCGCAAGTGGCTGCTGCGCCTGCCGAGCGGCCACGCCTCCGAGCGACCACACGAGGTCGAGTGCGTCTACATCCCTGAAACCGATCGCGGGACGCTCTGTGTCTCGTCGCAGATCGGCTGCACCCTGAACTGTTCCTTCTGCCACACCGGTACGCAGCGGCTGGTGCGCAACCTGACCGCCGGCGAGATCGTCGGCCAGGTGATGATCGCACGCGATCGCCTCGGCGACTGGGTAGATCGCGAGACGCCCAACGGCAACCGCCTCGTCACCAACGTCGTGATGATGGGCATGGGCGAGCCACTCTACAATTTCGAGGCGGTGCGCGACGCGCTGCTGATCGTCTCGGACAACGAGGGTATCGGCCTGTCGCGGCGTCGCATCACGCTGTCGACCTCCGGCGTGGTGCCGAACATCGCCCGCGCCGGCGATGAGATCGGCTGCATGCTGGCGATCTCGCTGCATGCCGTGCGCGACGAATTGCGCGACGAGCTGGTGCCGCTCAATCGCAAATATCCCATCGCCGAACTGCTCGAGGCCTGCCGCAACTATCCCGGCGTCTCCAATGCGCGCCGGATCACCTTCGAATATGTGATGCTCAAGGGCGTCAACGATTCGCTCGACGATGCCAGACAGCTCGTGAAACTGCTCAAGGGCATTCCGGCCAAGATCAACCTGATCCCGTTCAATCCCTGGCCGGGCAGCCGCTATGAATGCTCCGACTGGGCGCAGATCGAACGTTTCTCGGAATATGTCTTCAACGCCGGCTACTCCTCGCCGGTCCGCACCCCGCGTGGCCGCGACATTCTCGCCGCCTGCGGCCAGCTCAAGTCCGAGACCGAGAAGCTTACGGCGCGCGAGCGGCAGGCGCTGCGCGCCATGGCCATGACGGACTAG
- a CDS encoding phosphatase PAP2 family protein, giving the protein MNRTGLLIALALALLFVVLFAVYPDLDLKVASYFYDPKTVSFPVARGAVAAFARDAAMWIVWGFAAPFIVAVVVKFARPLKPLLLPGRTVAFILITIILSAVLISNLGFKAHWGRPRPVMVTEFGGPWTFKPWYDPSGACPKNCSFFSGEGATAFWTYAPAALAPPAWRPLAYVAATTFGLATGGLRIAFGGHFLSDVLASGLVSFLVIWLTYALIYRWPATRLTDAAVDAALTRLALPGWRRLRRLFGRSTEAP; this is encoded by the coding sequence ATGAATCGCACCGGACTTCTGATCGCGTTGGCGCTGGCGCTCCTTTTCGTCGTTCTATTCGCGGTCTATCCTGACCTCGATCTGAAGGTCGCGTCCTATTTCTACGATCCGAAGACGGTCAGCTTCCCTGTGGCCAGGGGCGCGGTGGCGGCCTTCGCCCGCGACGCGGCGATGTGGATCGTCTGGGGCTTCGCCGCACCTTTTATCGTCGCGGTGGTGGTGAAGTTCGCCCGGCCCTTGAAGCCGCTGCTCCTGCCCGGCCGCACCGTCGCTTTCATCCTGATCACCATCATCCTGTCCGCCGTTCTCATCAGTAATCTCGGCTTCAAGGCTCATTGGGGCAGGCCGCGCCCGGTCATGGTCACCGAATTCGGCGGCCCCTGGACCTTCAAGCCCTGGTACGATCCGAGCGGCGCCTGCCCGAAGAACTGCTCGTTCTTCTCCGGCGAGGGCGCCACCGCATTCTGGACCTACGCCCCAGCCGCCCTGGCGCCCCCGGCCTGGCGGCCGCTGGCCTATGTGGCGGCGACGACCTTCGGCCTCGCCACCGGCGGACTGCGCATCGCCTTCGGCGGTCATTTCCTCAGCGATGTGCTGGCTTCGGGGCTGGTGAGCTTCCTGGTCATCTGGCTGACCTATGCCCTGATCTATCGCTGGCCGGCGACGAGGCTCACCGACGCGGCGGTCGATGCCGCGCTGACCCGCCTGGCGCTGCCCGGCTGGCGGCGGCTTCGCCGTCTGTTCGGCCGCTCCACCGAAGCGCCCTGA
- a CDS encoding argininosuccinate synthase, giving the protein MTKHVKKVVLAYSGGLDTSIILKWLQTTYGCEVVTFTADLGQGEELEPARNKALLLGIKPENIFIEDLREEFVRDYVFPMFRANAVYEGQYLLGTSIARPLIAKKQIEIAEKVGADAVAHGATGKGNDQVRFELGYYALKPDITIIAPWREWDLRSREQLIAFAEQHQIPIAKDKRGEAPFSVDANLLHASSEGKVLEDPSQEVPDYVYSRTIDPEKAPDQATYITVDFEKGDAVAIDGKKLSPAALLAKLNELGRANGIGRLDLVENRFVGMKSRGMYETPGGTILLVAHRGIEQITLDRGAAHLKDELMPKYAELVYNGFWFSPEREMLQVAIDKSQEFVTGQVRLKLYKGNVILVGRDSKYSLYDQDLVTFEEGAVAYDHRDAAGFIKLNALRLRTLGQRKRKLKL; this is encoded by the coding sequence ATGACCAAGCACGTGAAGAAGGTTGTGCTCGCCTATTCCGGCGGACTCGACACCTCGATCATTCTGAAATGGCTGCAGACCACCTATGGCTGCGAGGTCGTCACCTTCACCGCCGACCTCGGCCAGGGCGAGGAGCTCGAGCCGGCGCGCAACAAGGCGCTGCTGCTCGGCATCAAGCCGGAAAACATCTTCATCGAGGATCTGCGCGAGGAATTCGTCCGCGACTACGTCTTTCCGATGTTCCGCGCCAACGCGGTCTATGAGGGCCAGTATCTGCTCGGCACCTCGATCGCCCGGCCGCTGATCGCCAAGAAGCAGATCGAGATCGCCGAGAAGGTCGGCGCCGATGCCGTCGCCCACGGCGCCACCGGCAAGGGCAACGACCAGGTCCGCTTCGAACTCGGCTATTACGCCCTCAAGCCCGACATCACCATCATCGCGCCGTGGCGCGAATGGGACCTGCGCTCGCGCGAACAGCTGATCGCCTTCGCCGAACAGCATCAGATTCCGATCGCCAAGGACAAGCGCGGCGAGGCGCCTTTCTCGGTGGACGCCAACCTGCTGCACGCCTCCAGCGAGGGCAAGGTGCTGGAGGATCCCTCCCAGGAAGTGCCGGACTACGTCTACTCCCGCACCATCGATCCGGAGAAGGCGCCGGACCAGGCGACCTACATCACGGTAGATTTCGAGAAAGGCGATGCGGTGGCCATCGACGGCAAGAAGTTGTCGCCCGCCGCCCTGCTGGCGAAGCTCAACGAGCTCGGCCGCGCCAACGGCATCGGCCGGCTCGATCTCGTCGAGAACCGCTTCGTCGGCATGAAGTCGCGCGGCATGTACGAGACCCCCGGCGGCACCATCCTCCTGGTGGCGCATCGCGGCATCGAGCAGATCACGCTCGATCGCGGCGCGGCGCATCTCAAGGACGAGTTGATGCCGAAATATGCCGAGCTGGTCTACAACGGCTTCTGGTTCTCGCCGGAACGCGAGATGCTGCAGGTGGCGATCGACAAGAGCCAGGAATTCGTCACCGGGCAGGTCCGGCTCAAGCTCTACAAGGGCAATGTCATCCTGGTTGGTCGCGACAGCAAGTATTCGCTGTATGACCAGGATCTCGTCACCTTCGAGGAGGGCGCGGTGGCCTATGACCACCGCGACGCGGCGGGCTTCATCAAGCTCAATGCGCTGCGGCTGCGCACGCTCGGCCAGCGTAAGCGCAAGCTGAAGCTGTAA
- a CDS encoding OmpA family protein, whose protein sequence is MPAPTAPAAPAQQTAPAPGGAPHQAPTAPNATAPGAAPVQTPAPGQPPAPTQQRSEHLGPPPGMPPGTPAAAPVPAVAAPLPALAAPTAAATPLPANAPQIGGRLEDFRAQRQQTQEGGRTVIREPGRVIIMDPNGQSFIRHSDVDRFRYGARDVQVQQQGADTRTVIIRPDGTQIVTVTDPDGGLLRRIRRDRDGREVIIIDNTYRDPNAIGGYYVDMPPPVLRIPPDRYIVEAEDAPPEVIYDTLMAPPVERLQRRFSLDEIRYSPSVRQRMPSIDLDTVTFDTGSADIAPDQAAKLQVIADGLNRAISRNPREVFLIEGHTDAVGNDVDNLSLSDRRAESVANLLTQQFQVPAENLTSQGYGEQYLKVPTDGPERRNRRVTVRRITPLLTGQTNPVAAPPPGVAPPR, encoded by the coding sequence GCCGGCGCCGACTGCGCCGGCCGCTCCGGCGCAGCAGACCGCGCCAGCCCCGGGTGGCGCGCCGCATCAGGCGCCCACTGCGCCGAACGCCACCGCGCCCGGTGCTGCCCCCGTTCAGACTCCTGCGCCGGGCCAGCCACCCGCGCCCACCCAGCAGCGCAGCGAACATCTCGGTCCGCCCCCCGGGATGCCGCCGGGAACGCCGGCCGCTGCCCCGGTACCCGCAGTTGCCGCGCCGCTACCGGCGCTGGCTGCGCCGACCGCTGCGGCAACGCCGCTGCCGGCCAATGCACCGCAGATCGGAGGCAGGCTCGAGGACTTCCGCGCCCAGCGTCAGCAGACGCAGGAAGGCGGACGCACGGTCATCCGCGAACCCGGCCGGGTCATCATCATGGATCCGAACGGCCAGTCGTTCATCCGGCACAGCGACGTCGACCGCTTCCGTTATGGCGCCCGCGACGTCCAGGTACAGCAGCAAGGCGCCGACACCCGCACGGTGATCATCCGGCCCGACGGCACGCAGATCGTCACCGTCACGGATCCCGACGGCGGGCTTCTCCGTCGCATCCGCCGCGATCGCGACGGCCGCGAGGTGATCATCATCGACAACACCTATCGCGACCCGAACGCGATCGGCGGCTACTACGTCGACATGCCGCCGCCAGTGCTGCGGATTCCGCCGGATCGCTACATCGTCGAGGCGGAGGACGCGCCGCCGGAGGTGATCTACGACACGCTGATGGCGCCGCCGGTCGAGCGGCTCCAGCGCCGCTTCTCGCTGGACGAGATCCGCTATTCGCCATCGGTGCGCCAGCGCATGCCGAGCATCGATCTCGACACCGTCACCTTCGACACCGGCTCGGCGGACATCGCGCCGGACCAGGCCGCGAAGTTGCAGGTGATCGCCGACGGGCTCAACCGAGCGATCTCGCGCAACCCGCGCGAGGTGTTCCTGATCGAGGGGCACACCGACGCGGTCGGCAACGATGTCGACAATTTGTCGCTGTCGGATCGGCGGGCCGAATCGGTGGCAAACCTGCTGACGCAGCAATTCCAGGTACCGGCGGAGAACCTGACCTCGCAGGGCTACGGCGAGCAGTATCTCAAGGTTCCGACCGACGGGCCGGAACGGCGCAACCGCCGCGTCACCGTCCGGCGCATCACGCCGCTGCTGACCGGACAGACCAATCCGGTGGCGGCCCCGCCTCCGGGCGTCGCGCCGCCGCGCTGA